One Streptomyces sp. SAI-135 DNA segment encodes these proteins:
- a CDS encoding MFS transporter, with the protein MAAGYLEILRARHAARLLTGTLVGRLPNATAAIAIVLFVRAEGGTYSLAGALAAVYGVANAVGQPVLGRLVDLHGQPRVQLPSAVLAALAMTLFAFTGTDPLPLAYAAVGAAGLFTPPLEGGLRALWPSVLRREDQVHTAYAMDAVAQEVMFTVGPLLVTLCVSLWSAQAALVLLNVVGVLGALSVVVSPPSRAWRSGPREAHWLGALRSAGLLALLGAFLFVGIALGSITVASVPYADEHGGDAVYGWLMAGIGLGALLGGTVYGARQWAGEPARRLQVLVGFLAVCYLPLTLMPGAVAMTLLMVLAGVFLAPVIACAFVLVDRHAPAGTVTEAFSWIVTTFTVGASVGTGLAGPVVEGGGALWGFAVPAVAGGVSLVVLLATGRVLAAPARRGVVAASSENDPNRAAEPRFSSGDRA; encoded by the coding sequence ATGGCCGCGGGATACCTGGAGATCCTCAGGGCGAGGCATGCGGCGCGCCTGCTGACGGGGACGCTGGTGGGCCGGCTGCCGAATGCCACCGCGGCGATCGCGATCGTGCTGTTCGTGCGCGCGGAGGGGGGCACGTACAGCCTCGCCGGGGCCCTCGCGGCCGTCTACGGGGTCGCCAACGCCGTGGGGCAGCCGGTGCTGGGGCGGCTCGTCGACCTCCATGGTCAGCCTCGGGTGCAGCTGCCGTCCGCCGTTCTGGCGGCCCTCGCGATGACCCTGTTCGCCTTCACCGGCACCGACCCGCTTCCGCTCGCCTATGCGGCGGTGGGGGCCGCGGGGCTCTTCACGCCGCCGCTGGAGGGTGGCCTGCGGGCCCTGTGGCCGAGCGTGCTGCGCCGGGAGGACCAGGTGCACACGGCGTACGCGATGGACGCGGTGGCGCAGGAAGTCATGTTCACGGTGGGGCCGTTGCTGGTGACGCTGTGCGTGTCGCTGTGGTCGGCGCAGGCGGCGCTGGTGCTGCTCAACGTCGTCGGGGTCCTCGGTGCCCTGTCGGTCGTGGTGTCGCCGCCCTCGCGCGCGTGGCGTTCCGGGCCGCGCGAGGCGCACTGGCTCGGTGCCCTGCGCTCGGCCGGGCTCCTGGCGCTGCTCGGCGCGTTCCTGTTCGTCGGGATCGCGCTCGGGTCCATCACGGTCGCCTCGGTGCCGTACGCGGACGAGCACGGCGGGGACGCGGTGTACGGCTGGCTGATGGCCGGGATCGGGCTGGGGGCCCTGCTGGGCGGCACGGTGTACGGGGCGCGCCAGTGGGCCGGTGAGCCCGCGCGGCGACTGCAGGTGCTGGTGGGCTTCCTGGCGGTGTGTTACCTGCCGCTGACTCTGATGCCGGGCGCGGTTGCCATGACGCTGCTGATGGTGCTCGCGGGTGTGTTCCTGGCGCCGGTGATCGCCTGTGCCTTCGTCCTGGTGGACCGGCACGCGCCGGCCGGGACGGTGACGGAGGCCTTCTCGTGGATCGTGACGACGTTCACCGTGGGCGCGTCGGTCGGAACGGGGCTCGCGGGCCCGGTCGTCGAGGGGGGCGGGGCGCTGTGGGGCTTCGCCGTGCCGGCGGTCGCCGGGGGCGTGTCGCTGGTGGTCCTGCTGGCCACCGGGCGGGTCCTCGCAGCTCCCGCCCGGCGGGGGGTCGTTGCGGCTTCATCGGAAAATGATCCAAACCGTGCGGCCGAACCCCGTTTCAGCTCGGGGGATCGGGCGTAA
- a CDS encoding LacI family DNA-binding transcriptional regulator, translating to MARSSTRPTSRDVAQAAGVSQAAVSLVLGDKWRGRVSETTAQRVREAARDLGYRPNLAARNLRLGHTRTVLLVVPALTTEFFAGVYTGAARVAADHGFGVVLYPSPEGIGPARDPFASAQAALDGVIASSMAADALTAIRGDQLPLVMLDSDPSGSLGAATVNLDIADGVRQVATHLLDLGHRRFLHLAADVPSWTFDVRAHELAARLATVPGTSVRTARAPISIDGALTAAEAALATPGPRPTALVCDDDKLAAGAYKAVRRLGLRIPDDISVTGLDDLALATAIDPELTTVRLDAELFGERGMQALLAVLEGRTPDAGDIPVQLVVRGSTAPPSTP from the coding sequence GTGGCACGCAGCAGCACGCGACCGACCAGCCGCGACGTCGCACAGGCGGCCGGCGTGTCCCAGGCCGCCGTCTCACTCGTCCTCGGCGACAAATGGCGCGGCCGCGTCTCCGAGACCACCGCCCAACGCGTCCGCGAAGCCGCCCGCGACCTCGGCTACCGCCCCAACCTCGCCGCCCGCAACCTCCGCCTCGGCCACACCCGCACCGTCCTCCTCGTCGTCCCCGCCCTCACCACCGAGTTCTTCGCCGGCGTCTACACCGGCGCCGCACGCGTCGCCGCCGACCACGGCTTCGGCGTCGTCCTCTACCCCTCCCCCGAAGGCATCGGCCCCGCCCGCGACCCCTTCGCCTCCGCCCAGGCCGCCCTCGACGGCGTCATCGCCTCCTCCATGGCCGCAGACGCCCTCACCGCCATCCGCGGCGACCAGCTCCCCCTCGTCATGCTCGACAGCGACCCCTCCGGCAGCCTCGGCGCCGCCACCGTCAACCTCGACATCGCCGACGGCGTCCGCCAGGTCGCCACCCACCTCCTCGACCTCGGCCACCGCCGCTTCCTCCACCTCGCCGCCGACGTACCCTCCTGGACCTTCGACGTACGCGCCCACGAACTCGCCGCACGACTCGCCACGGTCCCCGGCACCTCCGTCCGCACGGCCCGCGCCCCCATCTCCATCGACGGCGCCCTGACCGCCGCCGAAGCCGCCCTCGCCACCCCGGGCCCCCGCCCCACCGCCCTGGTCTGCGACGACGACAAACTCGCCGCCGGCGCCTACAAGGCCGTACGACGGCTCGGCCTGCGCATCCCCGACGACATCTCCGTCACCGGCCTCGACGACCTCGCCCTCGCCACCGCCATCGACCCAGAACTCACAACCGTCCGCCTCGACGCCGAGCTCTTCGGCGAACGCGGCATGCAAGCCCTCCTGGCCGTCCTGGAAGGCCGTACACCCGACGCGGGCGACATCCCTGTCCAACTGGTCGTACGAGGCTCCACAGCGCCCCCCAGCACCCCCTGA
- the prcA gene encoding proteasome subunit alpha — protein MSTPFYVSPQQAMADRAEYARKGIARGRSLVVLQYADGIVFVGENPSRALHKFSEIYDRIGFAAAGKYNEYENLRIGGVRYADLRGYTYDRDDVTARGLANVYAQTLGTIFSSAGEKPYEVELVVAEVGETPDGDQIYRLPHDGSIVDEHGSVAVGGNAEQISSYLDQRHQDGMSLAEALKLAVQALSRDTNGSEREIPAERLEVAVLDRTRPQQRKFKRIVGRQLGRLLEAGGASTEAESADEAEGSAEE, from the coding sequence GTGTCGACGCCGTTCTATGTCTCCCCCCAGCAGGCGATGGCCGACCGGGCGGAGTACGCCCGTAAGGGCATCGCCCGTGGTCGCAGCCTGGTCGTGCTGCAGTATGCCGACGGCATTGTGTTCGTCGGTGAGAATCCGTCCCGTGCGCTGCACAAGTTCAGCGAGATCTACGACCGGATCGGCTTCGCGGCCGCCGGCAAGTACAACGAGTACGAGAACCTGCGGATCGGCGGCGTCCGGTACGCCGACCTCCGTGGCTACACCTACGACCGTGACGACGTGACCGCCCGCGGTCTCGCCAATGTGTACGCCCAGACGCTGGGCACGATCTTCTCCTCGGCCGGCGAGAAGCCGTACGAGGTGGAGTTGGTCGTGGCGGAGGTGGGTGAGACGCCGGACGGGGACCAGATCTACCGGTTGCCGCACGACGGTTCCATCGTGGACGAGCACGGCTCGGTGGCGGTGGGCGGCAATGCGGAGCAGATCAGCAGTTACCTGGATCAGCGTCATCAGGACGGGATGAGTCTTGCGGAGGCGCTGAAGCTGGCTGTGCAGGCGTTGTCCCGTGACACCAACGGCAGTGAGCGGGAGATTCCCGCGGAGCGGCTGGAGGTGGCGGTGCTGGACCGTACGCGTCCGCAGCAGCGCAAGTTCAAGCGGATCGTGGGGCGTCAGCTGGGTCGGCTGCTGGAGGCCGGCGGTGCGTCCACCGAGGCGGAGAGCGCGGACGAGGCGGAGGGTTCCGCGGAGGAGTAG
- the prcB gene encoding proteasome subunit beta: MEANTRSTGRLPAAFLTPGSSSFMDFLSEHQPEMLPGNRQLPPTQGVIEAPHGTTIVAVTFPGGVVLAGDRRATMGNVIAQRDIEKVFPADEYSAVGIAGTAGLAVEMVKLFQLELEHFEKVEGAQLSLEGKANRLSTMIRSNLGMAMQGLAVVPLFAGYDVDREKGRIFSYDVTGGRSEEHNFAATGSGSIFARGAMKKLFRSDLTEEEATTLVVQALYDAADDDSATGGPDVARRIYPIVTVITEDGFRRLTDEESSEIARSILERRLEQPDGPRAALL, from the coding sequence GTGGAAGCCAACACTCGTAGCACCGGGCGTCTACCAGCTGCCTTCCTGACGCCTGGGTCGTCGTCCTTCATGGACTTCCTGTCCGAGCATCAGCCGGAGATGCTGCCGGGGAACCGGCAACTGCCGCCCACGCAGGGCGTGATCGAGGCGCCGCATGGGACGACCATCGTCGCCGTCACGTTCCCCGGGGGTGTCGTGCTCGCCGGTGACCGTCGGGCGACCATGGGGAACGTCATCGCCCAGCGGGACATCGAGAAGGTGTTCCCGGCCGACGAGTACTCGGCCGTCGGGATCGCCGGCACCGCCGGTCTCGCCGTGGAGATGGTGAAGCTGTTCCAGCTGGAGCTGGAGCACTTCGAGAAGGTCGAGGGCGCCCAGCTGTCGCTGGAGGGCAAGGCGAACCGGCTGTCCACGATGATCCGTTCCAATCTGGGCATGGCGATGCAGGGGCTGGCCGTGGTGCCGCTGTTCGCGGGGTACGACGTGGACCGGGAGAAGGGGCGGATCTTCTCCTACGACGTCACCGGCGGTCGCAGCGAGGAGCACAACTTCGCCGCGACCGGCTCGGGCTCGATCTTCGCGCGCGGTGCCATGAAGAAGCTCTTCCGCAGCGACCTGACCGAGGAAGAGGCCACCACCCTCGTGGTGCAGGCGCTGTACGACGCGGCTGACGACGACTCGGCGACCGGTGGTCCCGATGTCGCGCGCCGGATCTACCCGATCGTCACCGTGATCACCGAGGACGGCTTCCGTCGGCTCACCGACGAGGAGTCCTCCGAGATCGCCCGTTCGATCCTGGAGCGGCGTCTGGAGCAGCCTGACGGCCCGCGGGCCGCGCTGCTGTAG
- a CDS encoding endonuclease VII domain-containing protein — MASEESGKCCVRCGEIKPHAAFARRRSNLDGLQRHCRDCASDYHRTRQQALGRKVRPKAEVPQGHKLCLKCGEVKPWSEWHRNATASDGLSTRCKACRAAEGRANHLKRNYGITETQRDEMVASQMGLCVICLEAPAVHVDHCHKTGRVRGVLCFNCNSAIGKLGDDPDAVRRAAAYLEGIAWKPTLVAPGVYQLPS, encoded by the coding sequence TTGGCAAGTGAAGAGAGCGGGAAGTGCTGCGTGCGGTGCGGCGAGATCAAGCCGCACGCAGCGTTCGCCCGCAGGCGGTCCAATCTGGACGGCCTGCAGCGGCATTGCCGCGACTGTGCATCGGATTACCACCGGACACGTCAGCAGGCCCTGGGTCGAAAGGTCCGCCCGAAGGCTGAGGTCCCTCAGGGGCACAAACTCTGTCTCAAGTGCGGCGAGGTAAAGCCGTGGAGCGAGTGGCATCGCAATGCGACTGCCTCGGACGGGTTGTCGACGCGCTGCAAGGCGTGTCGGGCGGCCGAGGGCCGAGCGAACCACTTGAAGCGCAACTACGGCATCACCGAAACCCAGCGGGACGAGATGGTCGCCTCTCAGATGGGGCTGTGTGTGATCTGTCTGGAGGCTCCGGCCGTGCATGTGGATCATTGCCACAAGACGGGTAGGGTCCGAGGCGTACTGTGCTTCAACTGCAATTCGGCCATCGGCAAGTTGGGAGATGACCCCGACGCCGTCCGCCGGGCCGCCGCTTACTTGGAAGGAATCGCGTGGAAGCCAACACTCGTAGCACCGGGCGTCTACCAGCTGCCTTCCTGA
- a CDS encoding ubiquitin-like protein Pup yields the protein MATKDTGGGQQKATRNTEEVEEQTAETQGSEDLKERQEKLSDDVDSVLDEIDDVLEENAEDFVRSFVQKGGE from the coding sequence ATGGCGACCAAGGACACCGGCGGCGGACAGCAGAAGGCCACCCGCAACACCGAGGAGGTCGAGGAGCAGACTGCGGAGACGCAGGGTTCCGAGGACCTCAAGGAACGCCAGGAGAAGCTGAGCGACGACGTGGACTCCGTCCTGGACGAGATCGACGATGTCTTGGAGGAGAACGCCGAGGATTTCGTTCGATCATTCGTTCAGAAAGGTGGCGAGTAA
- the dop gene encoding depupylase/deamidase Dop, with translation MTVRRVMGIETEYGISVPGHPNANAMLTSSQIVNAYAAAMHRARRARWDFEEENPLRDARGFDLAREAADSSQLTDEDIGLANVILTNGARLYVDHAHPEYSAPEVTNPRDAVLWDKAGERIMAEAAERAAQLPGAQPIHLYKNNTDNKGASYGTHENYLMKRETAFSDIVRHLTPFFVSRQVVTGAGRVGIGQDGHEHGFQLSQRADYFEVEVGLETTLKRPIINTRDEPHADAEKYRRLHVIIGDANLSEISTYLKLGTTALVLSMIEDGFIAVDLAVDQPVRTLHQVSHDPTLQRLVTLRSGRTLTAVQLQMEYYELARKYVEERYGADADDQTKDVLTRWEDTLNRLEHDPMSLAGELDWVAKRELMEGYRRRDGLDWDAAKLHLLDLQYADVRADKGLYNRLAARGRIKRLLDENEVERARTKPPEDTRAYFRGRCLEQYADDVAAASWDSVIFDLPGRDSLQRVPTLEPLRGTRNHVKELLDRCRTAEDLVRVLSGN, from the coding sequence ATGACCGTACGGCGAGTAATGGGCATCGAGACGGAGTACGGGATCTCCGTCCCCGGCCACCCCAACGCCAATGCCATGCTCACCTCATCCCAGATCGTCAACGCCTACGCGGCGGCGATGCACCGGGCCCGCCGGGCCCGCTGGGACTTCGAGGAGGAGAATCCGCTGCGCGACGCGCGGGGCTTCGACCTCGCCCGCGAAGCCGCCGACTCCAGCCAGCTCACCGACGAGGACATCGGCCTCGCCAACGTCATCCTCACCAACGGCGCCAGGCTCTACGTCGACCACGCACACCCCGAATACAGCGCCCCCGAGGTCACCAACCCCCGCGACGCCGTCCTCTGGGACAAAGCCGGCGAACGCATCATGGCCGAGGCCGCGGAACGCGCCGCCCAGCTCCCCGGCGCCCAGCCCATCCACCTCTACAAGAACAACACCGACAACAAGGGCGCCTCCTACGGCACACACGAGAACTACCTGATGAAGCGGGAAACCGCCTTCTCGGACATCGTGCGCCACCTCACGCCCTTCTTCGTCTCCCGCCAGGTCGTCACCGGCGCCGGCCGCGTCGGCATCGGCCAGGACGGCCACGAACACGGCTTCCAGCTCAGCCAGCGCGCCGACTACTTCGAGGTCGAGGTAGGCCTCGAGACCACCCTCAAGCGCCCCATCATCAACACCCGCGACGAACCCCACGCCGACGCCGAGAAGTACCGCCGCCTCCACGTGATCATCGGCGACGCCAACCTCTCCGAGATCTCCACCTACCTCAAGCTCGGCACCACGGCCCTCGTCCTCTCGATGATCGAGGACGGCTTCATCGCCGTCGACCTCGCCGTGGACCAACCCGTCCGCACCCTCCACCAGGTCTCCCACGACCCGACCCTCCAACGCCTGGTCACCCTCCGCAGCGGCCGCACACTCACCGCGGTCCAGCTCCAGATGGAGTACTACGAACTCGCCCGCAAGTACGTCGAGGAGCGGTACGGCGCGGACGCCGACGACCAGACCAAGGACGTCCTCACCCGCTGGGAGGACACCCTCAACCGCCTGGAGCACGACCCCATGAGCCTCGCCGGCGAACTCGACTGGGTCGCCAAGCGAGAGCTCATGGAGGGCTACCGGCGCCGTGACGGCCTCGACTGGGACGCAGCCAAGCTGCACCTCCTCGACCTCCAGTACGCGGACGTACGGGCCGACAAGGGCCTCTACAACCGCCTCGCGGCCCGCGGCCGCATCAAGCGGCTCCTCGACGAGAACGAGGTCGAGCGGGCCCGCACCAAGCCCCCGGAGGACACCCGCGCCTACTTCCGCGGCCGCTGCCTGGAGCAGTACGCCGACGACGTCGCCGCGGCCTCCTGGGACTCGGTGATCTTCGACCTCCCGGGCCGGGACTCCCTCCAGCGGGTCCCAACCCTCGAACCGCTTCGCGGAACGCGAAATCACGTCAAGGAGCTCCTGGACCGCTGCCGCACGGCAGAAGACCTGGTCAGGGTGTTGTCGGGCAACTGA
- the arc gene encoding proteasome ATPase has product MAAHDDDMNRGIRPGRGSDDPSGQIAYLEQEIAVLRRKLADSPRHTRILEERIVELQTNLAGVSAQNERLANTLREARDQIVALKEEVDRLAQPPAGFGVFLEANEDGTADIFTGGRKLRVNVSPSVELEELRRGQEVMLNEALNVVEAMEFERVGDIVTLKEILEDGERALVLGHTDEERVVRLAEPLLDVTIRPGDALLLEPRSGYVYEIVPKSEVEELVLEEVPDIGYEQIGGLGGQIEAIRDAVELPYLYPDLFKEHELRPPKGVLLYGPPGCGKTLIAKAVANSLAKKVAEVTGQATGKSFFLNIKGPELLNKYVGETERQIRLVFQRAREKASEGTPVIVFFDEMESLFRTRGSGVSSDVENTIVPQLLAEIDGVEGLQNVVVIGASNREDMIDPAILRPGRLDVKIKIERPDAEAAKDIFGKYLTERLPLHSDDLGEHGGSKATTVASMIQTAVEHMYAESEENRFLEVTYANGDKEVLYFKDFNSGAMIENIVGRAKKMAIKDFLDHNQKGLRVSHLLQACVDEFKENEDLPNTTNPDDWARISGKKGERIVYIRTLITGKQGADTGRSIDTVANTGQYL; this is encoded by the coding sequence GTGGCAGCCCACGACGACGACATGAACCGCGGCATCCGCCCGGGACGAGGGTCCGACGACCCGTCCGGGCAGATTGCCTACCTTGAGCAGGAGATCGCCGTCCTGCGACGCAAGCTCGCCGACTCTCCGCGACACACGAGGATTCTCGAAGAGCGGATCGTCGAGCTGCAGACCAACCTGGCCGGCGTGTCCGCCCAGAACGAGCGACTCGCCAACACGCTCCGTGAGGCCCGCGACCAGATCGTGGCCCTCAAGGAGGAGGTCGACCGGCTCGCACAGCCCCCGGCCGGCTTCGGCGTCTTCCTCGAAGCCAACGAGGACGGCACCGCCGACATCTTCACCGGCGGCCGCAAACTGCGGGTGAACGTCAGCCCCAGCGTCGAACTCGAAGAGCTCCGGCGTGGCCAGGAAGTGATGCTCAACGAAGCGCTCAACGTGGTCGAAGCCATGGAGTTCGAGCGCGTCGGGGACATCGTCACCCTCAAGGAGATCCTCGAGGACGGCGAACGCGCCCTGGTGCTCGGGCACACCGACGAGGAACGGGTGGTACGGCTCGCCGAGCCGCTGCTGGACGTCACCATCCGCCCCGGCGACGCCCTGCTGCTCGAACCCCGATCCGGCTACGTCTACGAGATCGTTCCCAAGAGCGAGGTCGAGGAACTCGTCCTCGAAGAGGTCCCCGACATCGGCTACGAGCAGATCGGCGGACTCGGAGGCCAGATCGAGGCCATCCGGGACGCCGTCGAGCTCCCGTACCTCTACCCCGACCTGTTCAAGGAGCACGAACTGCGCCCGCCCAAGGGCGTCCTGCTCTACGGACCCCCCGGATGCGGAAAGACGCTCATCGCCAAGGCCGTCGCCAACTCGCTGGCCAAGAAGGTCGCCGAGGTCACCGGCCAGGCCACCGGCAAGAGCTTCTTCCTCAACATCAAGGGCCCCGAGCTCCTCAACAAGTACGTCGGCGAGACCGAGCGGCAGATCCGCCTCGTCTTCCAGCGTGCCCGTGAGAAGGCCAGCGAGGGCACCCCCGTCATCGTCTTCTTCGACGAGATGGAATCCCTCTTCCGCACCCGCGGCTCCGGCGTCAGCTCGGACGTGGAGAACACCATCGTCCCGCAGCTCCTCGCCGAGATCGACGGCGTCGAAGGCCTGCAGAACGTGGTCGTCATCGGCGCCTCCAACCGCGAGGACATGATCGACCCCGCCATCCTGCGCCCCGGCCGACTCGACGTGAAGATCAAGATCGAGCGTCCCGACGCCGAGGCCGCCAAGGACATCTTCGGCAAGTACCTCACCGAGCGCCTCCCCCTGCACTCCGACGACCTCGGAGAGCACGGCGGCAGCAAGGCCACCACCGTCGCCAGCATGATCCAGACGGCCGTGGAACACATGTACGCCGAATCCGAGGAAAACCGCTTCCTGGAAGTCACCTACGCCAACGGAGACAAGGAAGTCCTCTATTTCAAGGACTTCAACTCCGGCGCCATGATCGAGAACATCGTCGGCCGCGCCAAGAAAATGGCGATCAAGGACTTCCTCGACCACAACCAGAAGGGCCTCCGCGTCTCCCACCTCCTCCAGGCATGCGTGGACGAGTTCAAGGAGAACGAGGACCTGCCCAACACCACCAACCCGGACGACTGGGCCCGCATCTCCGGAAAGAAGGGCGAGCGGATCGTCTACATCCGCACCCTCATCACCGGAAAGCAGGGCGCCGACACCGGACGCTCCATCGACACGGTGGCGAACACCGGTCAGTACCTGTAA
- a CDS encoding ferredoxin yields the protein MRVQQEVGAGGETLEVWIDQDLCTGDGICAQYAPEVFELDIDGLAYVKGANDELLQDKGATTPVPLPLLTDVVDSAKECPGECIHVRRVSDSVEIYGPDAE from the coding sequence ATGAGAGTGCAGCAGGAGGTCGGGGCCGGCGGCGAGACCCTGGAGGTCTGGATCGATCAGGACCTCTGTACCGGTGACGGCATCTGCGCGCAGTACGCGCCGGAGGTGTTCGAGCTGGACATCGACGGTCTGGCCTACGTCAAGGGTGCCAACGACGAGCTGCTGCAGGACAAGGGCGCCACAACGCCCGTGCCGCTGCCGCTTCTCACCGATGTGGTGGACTCGGCGAAGGAGTGTCCGGGCGAGTGCATTCATGTACGTCGGGTTTCGGACAGCGTCGAGATCTACGGACCGGACGCAGAGTGA
- a CDS encoding tRNA (adenine-N1)-methyltransferase, translated as MSEPTGAARRRGPFKVGDQVQLTDPKGRHYTFTLEEGKNFHTHKGSFPHDELIGAPEGSVVRTTGNVAYLALRPLLPDYVLSMPRGAAVVYPKDAGQILAFADIFPGARVVEAGVGSGSLSSFLLRAIGDQGMLHSYERREDFADIAKQNVERYFGGPHPAWQLTVGDLQDNLSDADVDRVILDMLAPWECLEAVSKALVPGGILCCYVATTTQLARTVESIREIGCFNEPTAWETMIRNWHIEGLAVRPDHRMIGHTGFLLTARRLADGVEPPMRRRRPAKGAYGEDYAGPNADGGSGR; from the coding sequence ATGTCCGAACCGACCGGTGCCGCCCGCAGGCGCGGGCCCTTCAAGGTCGGGGACCAGGTTCAGCTGACCGACCCCAAGGGCCGCCACTACACGTTCACGCTCGAAGAGGGAAAGAACTTCCACACCCACAAGGGTTCCTTCCCGCACGACGAGCTGATCGGCGCACCCGAGGGCAGCGTTGTCCGCACCACCGGTAACGTCGCCTACCTCGCGCTGCGCCCCCTGCTCCCCGACTACGTCCTGTCCATGCCCCGCGGCGCCGCCGTGGTTTACCCCAAGGACGCGGGGCAGATCCTCGCCTTCGCCGACATCTTCCCCGGCGCCCGCGTCGTCGAGGCAGGCGTCGGCTCCGGCTCCCTCAGCAGCTTCCTGCTGCGCGCCATCGGCGACCAGGGCATGCTGCACAGCTACGAGCGCCGCGAGGACTTCGCCGACATCGCGAAGCAGAACGTGGAGCGCTACTTCGGCGGCCCGCACCCCGCCTGGCAGCTCACCGTCGGCGACCTCCAGGACAACCTGTCCGACGCCGACGTCGACCGCGTCATCCTCGACATGCTCGCCCCCTGGGAATGCCTGGAGGCCGTCTCCAAGGCCCTCGTCCCCGGCGGCATCCTGTGCTGCTACGTCGCCACCACCACCCAGCTCGCCCGGACCGTGGAGTCCATCCGCGAGATCGGCTGCTTCAACGAGCCGACCGCCTGGGAGACGATGATCCGCAACTGGCACATCGAGGGCCTGGCCGTCCGCCCCGACCACCGGATGATCGGCCACACCGGCTTCCTCCTCACCGCCCGCCGCCTCGCCGACGGCGTCGAGCCCCCCATGCGCCGCCGCCGCCCCGCCAAGGGCGCCTACGGCGAGGACTACGCCGGCCCCAACGCCGACGGAGGCTCCGGCCGCTGA
- a CDS encoding site-2 protease family protein: MDESGGSGSGQPRSGTDRPAEPHAGPTAPTTDPTAPDPHEHGTRAVAPSTERESPHADAAPEDSDAARQPATDGHADAPAAESETGPGDAEHPPTPGETADLRKPTVPRDPRTADDHRTLAHSGAPRNPPPPSPQPRGGLLMGRPFGVPVYVAPSWFLVAALITWVFGGQLERVLPELGAARYLVSLFFAVAFYASVLVHELAHTVAALRFKLPVRRIQLQFFGGVSEIEKEAETPGREFVLAFVGPLLSLVLAGLFYLAMQPVEPGTVPGVLLAGLMVSNLIVAAFNLLPGLPLDGGRMLRAVVWKITGKPMSGTIAAAWVGRALAVCVLIGLPLLTQSGALGSSAEDNVGMDTVMDALLAAILAAIIWTGAGNSLRMARLREHLPELRARTLTRRAVPVETDTPLSEALRRANDAGARALVVVDAEGTPLSLVREAAIVGVPEHRRPWVAVSGLAQDLTDGMRVSAELAGEDLLDTLRATPATEYLVVEETGEIYGVLSAADVERAFVKAMARPS; this comes from the coding sequence GTGGACGAGAGCGGCGGGAGCGGGAGCGGGCAGCCGCGGTCCGGCACGGACCGGCCGGCCGAGCCCCACGCAGGGCCCACGGCCCCGACCACCGACCCCACGGCCCCCGACCCGCACGAGCACGGGACCCGGGCCGTCGCCCCGTCCACCGAGCGCGAGTCCCCGCACGCCGACGCCGCGCCCGAGGACTCCGACGCCGCACGGCAGCCCGCCACGGACGGCCACGCCGACGCCCCGGCCGCGGAGAGCGAGACCGGCCCCGGGGACGCCGAGCACCCGCCCACCCCCGGTGAAACCGCCGACCTGCGGAAACCCACCGTGCCCCGCGACCCCCGCACCGCCGACGACCACCGCACCCTGGCCCACTCCGGCGCCCCCAGGAACCCCCCGCCCCCGTCCCCCCAGCCGCGCGGCGGCCTGCTGATGGGCCGCCCCTTCGGCGTGCCCGTCTACGTCGCCCCCAGCTGGTTCCTCGTCGCCGCGCTCATCACCTGGGTGTTCGGCGGCCAACTGGAGCGCGTGCTGCCCGAACTCGGCGCCGCCCGCTACCTCGTCTCCCTCTTCTTCGCGGTCGCCTTCTACGCCTCCGTCCTCGTCCACGAACTGGCCCACACCGTCGCGGCCCTGCGCTTCAAACTCCCCGTACGCCGCATCCAGCTCCAGTTCTTCGGCGGCGTCTCCGAGATCGAGAAGGAAGCCGAGACCCCCGGCCGGGAGTTCGTGCTGGCCTTCGTCGGCCCGCTGCTCTCCCTGGTCCTCGCCGGCCTCTTCTACCTCGCCATGCAACCCGTGGAACCCGGCACCGTCCCCGGCGTCCTGCTCGCCGGCCTGATGGTCTCCAACCTCATCGTGGCCGCCTTCAACCTCCTGCCGGGCCTCCCGCTCGACGGCGGCCGCATGCTCCGCGCCGTCGTCTGGAAGATCACCGGCAAGCCCATGAGCGGCACCATCGCCGCCGCCTGGGTCGGCCGCGCCCTCGCCGTCTGCGTCCTCATCGGCCTCCCGCTGCTCACCCAGTCCGGCGCCCTCGGCTCCTCCGCAGAGGACAACGTCGGCATGGACACCGTGATGGACGCCCTGCTCGCCGCCATCCTCGCCGCGATCATCTGGACCGGCGCCGGCAACAGCCTCCGCATGGCCCGGCTCAGGGAACACCTCCCCGAACTGCGCGCCCGCACCCTCACCCGCCGCGCGGTCCCCGTCGAGACCGACACCCCCCTCTCCGAGGCCCTGCGCCGCGCCAACGACGCCGGCGCCCGCGCCCTGGTCGTCGTCGACGCCGAGGGCACCCCGCTCTCCCTCGTCCGCGAGGCCGCCATCGTCGGCGTACCGGAACACCGCCGCCCCTGGGTCGCCGTCAGCGGCCTCGCCCAGGACCTCACCGACGGCATGCGGGTCTCCGCCGAGCTCGCGGGCGAGGACCTGCTGGACACCCTCCGCGCCACCCCCGCCACCGAATACCTCGTCGTAGAAGAGACCGGGGAGATCTACGGCGTCCTGTCCGCCGCCGACGTCGAGCGCGCCTTCGTGAAGGCCATGGCCAGACCCTCCTAG